The Anastrepha ludens isolate Willacy chromosome 2, idAnaLude1.1, whole genome shotgun sequence genome contains a region encoding:
- the LOC128864486 gene encoding HEAT repeat-containing protein 5B isoform X1, with translation MENLPNFARTPQFLRKVITEARRSFIRNDDHDTSHIDEADTENGAEPYIDEMELSHSLTLNEGALKQLPEQKRPVFVFEWLRYLEKVLPVAQKSDIKGCQKKLVQQLTEHIHGSPGPPTRKLIASCLATLFSVGDTFMLFDTVNACNDILKNKDDSPSYLPTKLAAICVLGSMYEKLGRMMGRSYEETVQILIRTLRNAESQARAEIMITLEKVCAGMGTAISNVHKDIYKATKHCLTDRVMAVRVAAAKCVLEMINHAPFLYQTELESLASLCFRAFDGSNYEVRCAVAKLLGTLLAFTQQPPEGSNKKPGQSISTKNQARTVSLDEALGILMSGFLRGGVSFLKGTGEIIKGSSSVNREVRVGVTHSYVVFVQFMGSVWLERNLSTFLMHVLDLVANPKAASSHVDAVYSRKCINFILRSIIGKMLGEKAQTSACKELIHIVAKQMNSIDFNPENAKDSNQETLFSQHLLVCALQELGSLVLGLGTTAQSLLHDHTLNSIDATCAVLVHPCAAARLAAAWCLRCFCVAVPSQITPLIDRFVDAIEQMRSSPEAIAGYSAALASILGSVRYSPLGIPHTKGKVVFNTAEELLRSASQNSRMSLNRTQAGWLLIGAIMTLGSPVVKGLLPRMLLLWRNSFPRSNKELESEKARGDAFTWQVTLEGRAGALSVMHSFLLNCPDLVTEDITRRLLTPIESALAMLVNLSSVLKSYGTQLKAPAAMVRLRLYETLSLLPPNVLESSYTHLLRMLVAEFTLSENPANTTNSLLRALCHGDDSIILGTWLQETDHRTIEDQMEPNRRSDGEHLQPNSAAGSGALEHDHCCLYRPPIGGLVGTAAIVAVSNAHVNKVDQCPGPLPLGVAVIDMSVTLFGLIFPKVANKHRLQMLEHFAECIRQAKSSRQEAVQMNIFTAMLSGLKGLTDSKSGIGQEDVKKSATNLVVAALVSTNSTLRCAAGEAIGRMAQVVGDSRFTAELAQNSFDKLKSARDVVTRTGHSLALGCLHRYVGGMGSSHHLNTSVSILLALAQDISSPVVQVWSLYALALIADSGGPMFRGYVEATLSLCLKLLLAVPQSNVDVHQCIGRVLNALITTVGPELQSNNGVVGAMRSSFLCASAIMQAHTDPLVQAEATGCLQQLHLFGPKYVNLSSLVPTLVKTLSSNYLMLRKAAVSCLRQLSQREAKEVCELALTMTPEQCPGITITEYGLPGVLFAMLDTETDAEMLKNIHDTLTSMLQMLASDNLSSWLSLCKNVLTVAVEGTSLQDETSGIKNDAINSKSSGSNDNANRGERDDDDDEEEDYDDVTEYHAEENTSTHPAVQPRWPTRVFAAQCVRKIIATCEAANPIHLDLIQAKEMQMIKSRGDYLILHLAELIRMSFMAATSDSDQLRLEGLRTLQEIIDRFANVPEPEFPGHLLLEQFQAQVGAALRPAFSPDTPSHVTAAACEVCSAWIGSGVARDLNDLRRVHHLLVSSLDKLHTKTNSTQLYNESMATLEKLSILKAWAEVYIVAMIGNGSAPASLLQKKLTSSNAITPLTSGLDLDGADAAGGDFGDFESRGESLLNLVKPELGNLSTHWLAAMKDHALLLLPAEFQSQLPHDGGAFYTTDTINSSKPHYLSSWPPILYAASLWLKDEGFAAYANTSATGTDGAAYETNNNISHGSLSADRFHMVFGICMEALCSTRTSEKPKNVISCLQSLYTIFDSDWARKQLIKNKTLIIELCNVLHRQILTRDELLVQLLCMEILKQSIQAAKEDLQIKREQHLAQNKNNDNTDNAHLQTEIENLGEGGEGGEIVPGTSHVYAVLEVCLCVFVRQIPSMNPSVASKLSTIQFKQELAAKSSTSQSFFSILAEDNGMLVASGLQCVEELTALCSPKGALTILPTIVFMTTSIMREIANKSAIDTTILASTGAVQASLHTLKSVCTDRLAKHETVSADWMEILQSALATIIDMTKTAGDEEERKVDEVTMLLAIAVFILHTPASVVSAPSLQYPCINHFRQCMQSEHLSVKLKCIQTTRSIFAKADLKISTPYIHALAPRIIEGLYAETAKTPRTDMELQITLESILTVETLIELAEPQNRNLMQGIQMLTLLVPVLINYLAEPTKLRTLPKYQRQLHEQSLQWLMKIGPKYPQEFKALMGQTLELRQKLETAIRNQQQSINIANKASELQARGGMAKPQKPTIKLKTDFSNFQ, from the exons ATGGagaatttgccgaattttgCACGCACACCACAGTTTTTGCGTAAAGTCATCACCGAAGCGAGAag atCTTTTATTCGGAACGACGATCACGATACGAGCCACATCGACGAAGCGGACACAGAAAACGGCGCCGAACCGTATATCGATGAAATGGAACTATCTCATAGCCTAACTCTTAACGAGGGGGCGTTAAAACAATTGCCGGAACAAAAACGGCCGGTCTTCGTCTTCGAATGGCTGCGCTACTTGGAAAAAGTGCTGCCGGTTGCACAGAAATCGGACATAAAGGGTTGTCAAAAGAAGCTAGTCCAACAATTGACCGAACATATTCACGGATCACCAGGTCCGCCGACACGCAAATTAATAGCCAGCTGCTTGGCTACACTTTTCTCGGTTGGTGATACTTTTATGCTGTTCGATACGGTGAATGCTTGCAATGACATACTGAAGAACAAGGATGATTCACCTAGCTATTTACCAACAAAACT TGCCGCAATTTGTGTATTGGGTTCGATGTATGAAAAACTCGGTCGTATGATGGGTCGCTCCTATGAGGAAACGGTTCAAATTCTTATACGCACTTTGCGCAACGCTGAATCGCAGGCACGTGCCGAAATCATGATTACACTGGAAAAG GTTTGCGCAGGCATGGGGACCGCCATCTCGAACGTGCACAAGGATATTTACAAAGCGACAAAACATTGTCTCACAGATCGCGTGATGGCGGTACGTGTGGCGGCTGCCAAATGCGTGCTTGAGATGATCAATCACGCGCCTTTCCTCTATCAAACAGAGCTCGAGAGTTTGGCTTCGCTTTGTTTTCGCGCTTTTGACGGCAGCAATTATGAGGTGCGGTGTGCGGTAGCCAAATTGCTTGGCACGCTACTAGCCTTCACGCAACAACCGCCGGAGGGCTCAAACAAGAAACCAGGTCAATCCATATCTACAAAGAATCAAGCGCGTACTGTTTCATTGGACGAAGCTTTGGGCATATTAATGTCTGGCTTTTTACGTGGGGGTGTTTCATTTTTAAAGGGTACCGGCGAGATTATCAAAGGTAGTTCGAGCGTAAATCGTGAAGTGCGTGTTGGCGTCACACATTCGTATGTGGTGTTCGTACAGTTTATGGGCAGCGTCTGGCTGGAGCGAAATTTAAGCACTTTTCTAATGCATGTACTTGATTTGGTAGCAAATCCAAAAGCTGCCTCCTCACACGTCGATGCTGTGTATTCACGTAAATGTATCAACTTCATACTTCGTTCGATTATTGGTAAAATGCTTGGCGAAAAAGCACAGACATCAGCCTGCAAGGAGCTCATACACATTGTAGCTAAGCAAATGAATTCGATCGATTTCAATCCGGAGAATGCGAAGGATTCTAATCAAGAAACGCTTTTCAGTCAACACCTATTGGTATGCGCTCTCCAAGAATTGGGTTCGCTTGTGCTCGGTTTGGGCACCACAGCCCAGAGTTTGTTGCATGATCACACCCTGAACTCTATTGATGCGACTTGCGCAGTGCTCGTGCATCCATGCGCCGCAGCACGTTTAGCTGCTGCCTGGTGTTTGCGTTGTTTCTGTGTGGCGGTGCCGAGCCAAATCACGCCACTAATCGATCGTTTCGTCGACGCTATCGAGCAAATGCGTTCCTCACCTGAGGCAATAGCTGGTTACAGTGCAGCTTTGGCGTCAATTTTGGGCAGCGTACGTTACTCTCCGCTCGGCATTCCGCATACCAAAGGCAAAGTAGTATTCAATACGGCTGAGGAACTATTGCGCTCAGCATCCCAAAATAGTCGCATGTCCCTGAATCGTACACAAGCGGGTTGGCTGCTAATCGGTGCCATAATGACGCTTGGTTCACCGGTTGTTAAAGGCTTGTTACCACGTATGCTATTGTTATGGCGCAACTCTTTTCCGCGTTCCAATAAGGAGCTTGAATCGGAGAAAGCGCGCGGTGATGCTTTTACCTGGCAGGTAACTTTGGAGGGACGTGCTGGTGCACTCTCTGTGATGCACAGTTTCCTGCTAAATTGTCCAGATCTGGTGACAGAGGATATAACACGGCGCCTGCTCACTCCCATCGAGAGTGCGCTCGCCATGCTGGTGAA CCTCTCATCGGTTTTGAAAAGTTATGGCACGCAGTTGAAGGCGCCCGCAGCTATGGTGCGTTTGCGGCTATATGAGACGCTTTCTCTGCTGCCACCGAACGTATTGGAGTCATCGTATACACATCTGCTGCGCATGCTTGTAGCCGAGTTCACACTCTCTGAAAATCCAGCTAACACAACGAACTCTTTGTTACGTGCACTTTGTCATGGAGATGATTCTATTATTTTGGGCACTTGGCTGCAAGAGACAGATCATCGAACTATTGAGGACCAG ATGGAACCTAATCGTAGATCCGATGGCGAGCAT CTGCAGCCGAACAGCGCTGCCGGGTCGGGTGCGCTTGAGCATGATCATTGCTGCTTATATCGTCCACCAATCGGTGGCTTGGTGGGCACTGCCGCTATCGTCGCTGTCTCCAATGCACACGTAAACAAAGTCGATCAATGTCCTGGACCCTTGCCATTGGGCGTTGCTGTCATCGACATGTCCGTCACGCTGTTTGGTCTAATCTTTCCGAAAGTGGCTAATAAACATCGCCTGCAAATGCTGGAACATTTCGCCGAGTGTATACGTCAAGCGAAGAGTAGCCGTCAAGAAGCAGTACAGatgaatatttttactgcaatgcTGAGCGGTTTAAAGGGTCTTACCGACAGCAAGAGCGGCATTGGTCAGGAGGATGTAAAGAAGAGTGCTACGAATTTGGTTGTTGCCGCTTTGGTAAGCACCAATTCCACACTACGTTGCGCCGCCGGTGAAGCAATTGGACGCATGGCGCAAGTTGTAGGTGACTCGCGCTTTACCGCCGAATTGGCGCAAAATTCATTTGACAAATTGAAGTCGGCACGTGATGTTGTTACGCGCACTGGCCATTCACTTGCTTTGGGCTGCTTGCATCGCTACGTTGGCGGCATGGGCTCGTCACATCATTTGAACACCAGCGTTTCGATACTGTTGGCATTAGCGCAAGATATTTCGTCACCGGTGGTGCAGGTTTGGTCGCTGTACGCATTGGCGCTCATCGCTGACTCTGGCGGGCCAATGTTTCGTGGTTATGTGGAGGCAACATTATCATTGTGTTTGAAGTTATTGCTCGCTGTGCCGCAGTCCAATGTCGATGTGCACCAGTGCATCGGCCGTGTTTTAAATGCACTCATTACAACCGTGGGCCCAGAATTGCAG AGCAACAACGGCGTCGTTGGAGCCATGCGTTCATCTTTCCTGTGTGCGTCTGCCATTATGCAAGCACATACCGATCCACTTGTGCAGGCCGAGGCAACCGGTTGTTTGCAGCAGTTGCATCTCTTCGGTCCGAAATATGTTAATTTGAGTTCACTGGTGCCAACCTTGGTCAAAACGCTCTCGAGTAACTACTTAATGCTGCGTAAAGCAGCTGTATCTTGTCTGCGCCAGTTGTCGCAGCGCGAGGCTAAAGAAGTGTGCGAACTGGCGCTTACCATGACGCCGGAGCAATGTCCTGGCATTACAATCACTGAGTATGGGCTTCCGGGCGTACTCTTTGCAATGCTAGATACCGAAACCGATGCGGAAATGTTGAAGAATATACATGACACATTAACGTCCATGCTACAGATGTTGGCTTCCGATAATTTAAGCTCGTGGTTGAGTTtgtgtaaaaatgtattaacaGTAGCCGTTGAGGGTACCTCACTACAGGACGAGACGAGTGGCATAAAGAACGATGCTATTAATAGCAAGTCCAGCGGTAGTAATGACAACGCAAATAGAGGTGAAcgcgatgatgatgacgatgaggAAGAAGATTATGATGACGTAACCGAGTACCATGCTGAGGAGAATACCTCTACACATCCGGCAGTACAGCCGCGATGGCCGACGCGCGTTTTTGCAGCGCAGTGCGTCCGTAAAATCATAGCCACTTGTGAAGCGGCCAATCCAATACATCTGGACTTGATACAGGCTAAGGAGATGCAAATGATAAAATCACGTGGCGACTATCTGATATTACATCTTGCAGAGTTAATACGCATGTCATTCATGGCAGCCACATCGGACTCTGATCAACTGAGATTGGAGGGTTTACGCACTTTGCAAGAGATAATCGATCGATTCGCGAATGTGCCAGAACCAGAATTCCCAGGGCATTTGCTGCTAGAACAGTTCCAGGCGCAG GTTGGCGCCGCACTACGTCCCGCTTTCTCACCGGACACTCCTTCCCATGTTACTGCGGCCGCTTGTGAAGTTTGTTCTGCTTGGATTGGTTCTGGTGTTGCACGAGACCTTAACGATCTTCGTCGTGTACACCATTTACTGGTATCTTCCCTAGACAAACTGCACACAAAAACTAACAGCACCCAATTATACAATGAATCCATGGCAACGTTGGAGAAGTTGAGTATTCTAAAAGCTTGGGCTGAGGTGTACATTGTTGCAATGATCGGCAATGGTTCTGCGCCTGCTTCCTTGCTGCAAAAAAAACTCACATCGTCGAACGCTATAACACCTCTTACAAGTGGTCTGGATTTGGATGGCGCTGATGCGGCCGGCGGCGATTTTGGCGATTTTGAAAGCCGCGGAGAAAGTCTACTCAATTTGGTTAAACCAGAGCTGGGCAATTTGTCCACACATTGGCTAGCGGCAATGAAAGATCACGCgcttttgctattgcctgcGGAATTCCAAAGTCAATTGCCGCATGATGGGGGCGCCTTTTATACTACAGATACCATCAACTCGTCTAAACCACATTATTTGTCATCGTGGCCGCCCATTCTGTATGCAGCTTCGTTGTGGCTGAAGGACGAAGGATTTGCCGCGTACGCAAATACAAGTGCAACAGGTACTGATGGTGCCGCCTACGAAACCAACAATAACATTTCACACGGTTCACTCTCGGCCGATCGTTTTCACATGGTTTTCGGCATTTGCATGGAGGCCTTGTGTAGCACACGTACCTCGGAAAAACCGAAGAATGTCATTAGTTGCTTACAATCACTTTACACGATCTTTGATTCCGACTGGGCGCGCAAACAGTTGATTAAGAACAAAACGTTGATCATTGAACTGTGCAACGTTTTGCACCGTCAGATTTTGACACGTGATGAGCTGCTGGTACAGCTACTCTGCATGGAAATACTAAAACAGTCAATACAAGCGGCCAAGGAAGATCTACAAATAAAACGTGAACAACATCttgctcaaaataaaaataatgacaaCACCGACAATGCGCATCTGCAGACAGAAATCGAGAATTTGGGAGAAGGCGGTGAAGGAGGTGAGATTGTGCCCGGCACCTCACACGTCTATGCCGTACTGGAGGTGTGTCTTTGTGTATTTGTAAGACAAATACCCTCGATGAATCCGAGTGTGGCCAGCAAGCTCAGCACAATTCAATTCAAGCAGGAACTGGCCGCCAAAAGCAGCACATCACAATCCTTCTTCTCCATATTGGCTGAGGATAATGGTATGCTAGTTGCTAGTGGCTTGCAATGTGTCGAAGAACTAACAGCACTGTGCTCACCAAAAGGTGCACTAACAATTTTGCCAACCATCGTCTTCATGACCACATCGATAATGCGCGAAATCGCCAACAAATCGGCCATCGACACCACAATACTCGCAAGCACGGGCGCCGTACAGGCGTCTCTGCATACGCTCAAATCAGTGTGCACCGATCGCTTGGCGAAGCACGAGACAGTTTCCGCTGACTGGATGGAAATATTGCAAAGCGCTTTAGCCACTATTATCGATATGACAAAAACTGCGGGTGATGAGGAAGAGCGCAAGGTGGATGAGGTGACCATGTTATTGGCCATTGCCGTATTCATACTGCATACACCTGCGTCGGTGGTTTCTGCACCATCACTACAATATCCATGTATTAATCACTTCCGACAGTGCATGCAGTCGGAGCATTTGTCTGTGAAACTGAAATGCATACAAACTACACGTTCGATTTTCGCCAAAGCTGATCTTAAGATATCCACACCGTACATACACGCGCTTGCGCCACGCATCATCGAGGGTTTGTATGCAGAAACGGCAAAAACGCCACGCACCGACATGGAGCTGCAGATAACTCTCGAAAGTATACTAACTGTGGAGACGTTGATAGAATTGGCGGAACCGCAAAATC GAAACTTGATGCAAG GCATACAAATGTTAACACTACTTGTTCCTGTACTCATAAACTATTTGGCCGAACCAACAAAGCTGCGAACATTACCGAAATACCAGCGCCAGTTGCATGAGCAATCCCTCCAGTGGTTAATGAAGATCGGTCCCAAATACCCGCAAGAGTTCAAGGCATTAATGGGCCAAACGCTGGAGCTGCGTCAGAAACTCGAAACGGCCATACGCAATCAACAGCAGTCAATTAATATCGCCAATAAAGCAAGCGAATTACAGGCGCGCGGCGGTATGGCCAAGCCGCAGAAGCCAACCATTAAATTGAAGACGGACTTCAGCAATTTCCAGTAA